The DNA segment CGGCGCCTGCTCGGCGGCCAGCGCGAGGAGCGCTCCGACCATGCGCGGTTCGGCCTCCGCCCAGTCCCCCACGGCGTGCGCGGCGAGGCCCTCGGCCCATACGTCGGTGGCGGGGCCGGCGGCGAACCGCTCCGCGCGCGGGCACTGGTGCCGCAGCAGGGCCAGCAGTTCCTGCTCCTTCTCCCCGGCGACGCGCAGCCCGGCGATCTTCGCGGAGACGCCGAACCCGTCGCTGTCGGTGAGACCCAGGTACCGCTCGTAGGCGGGCACGGCCTCGGACTCGTCGCCGAGGGCCTCCATCAGCCGGGCGCGCAGCCGCCAGCCGGCGCGGGAGTTCTTCCGCTGGGCGAGCACGGTGTCGCTGATGACCAGCGCGAGGTCCAGCTCGTCGTCGTAGCCGCACTCCAGGGCCTTGTTGGCGACGGCGAGCAGGGCGTCCAGTACTTCGTTGGCGATGCCGGCGGCGGGGGCCGACGCACCCTTGACGACCCGCTTGAGGCGGGCGGCGGCGCCGCCCGGCACGGCGCTGGTGGCGGTGGCAGTGGCGGCGTCACCGGTGGTGACCACGACGAGCAACCTGCGCAACTGCTCCGCAAGCTCGATTCTGCGGCGGTCCACACTGCCGACGAGTTTGCCACTGTGTACCGCACAGGCACGCAAACAGTCGTCCAGCCCTCCTCCACGCACACGTGCCCGTCTGTTCTGAACCGTCGTCATGGCACTCCTGTTTTACCGAACCGGCTGCGCGCTCAACTTATCGCGACAGCACGGGTTGCGTTCTCTTCTGCATAAGGGGGATGTCAGGAGATTTTAAAAAGCCAAAACGACATCCAGGTGAACTCGTCTCCACTGGACGGGAAATCGTTGGCCTGGCGTTCGATTGCTCTCCACCCGTCGGACTGACGTGCTGACATACCCGCGGCCGAAGCCGGCCGGAATCATGGAGCACCGAGGTCTCCTTGACCAGCACGCTCGCCCGTCCGACACCCGAAGAGACCCGGCGGGCGGAGCCGGGGAAGCCACGCGTCCGCCCCCGTCTGCGGGCTCTGGACGGACTGCGGCTGGTCGCCGCGCTGACGGTGGCCGCTTACCACTACGGCGGTCGCGGCGTCGACGTCACCACCGCCCGGGGAAGCTCCCCGAAAGACCAGTTCCCCACCCTGCACGAGTACTTCGCGTACGACTGTCTCGGGGTCCAGGTCTTCTTCGTGATCAGCGGGTTCGTCATCTGCATGAGCGGCTGGGGCAGGCCGCTGAGGTCGTTCTTCGCCTCCCGCACCTCCCGGCTGCTGCCCGCCTGCTGGGCGGCGGTCCTCCTCGTGACGGCGGTGTTCGCGCTGCCGGTGGTCGTCTACGAGGCGGTCTCGCCGAGCGACGCGCTGGTGAACCTGACGCTGCTCCAGCAGCCGCTCGGCGCGGACCGGGTGCTGGGGGTGTGCTGGACCCTGTGGGTGGAGATCCGCTTCTACACGCTGTTCGCCCTGTTCGTGGTGATGCCCGGGGCGAGCCGGCAGCGGGTGATCCTGTTCTGCGCGGTGTGGACCATGGCCGCCGCGATCGCCGATGCCGCGAACGAGCCGCTGCTCGCCCTCGCCCTCATGCCGGAGTACGCGCCGCTCTTCGTCGGGGGCATCGGCCTGTACCTCGTCCACCGCGACCGCAAGGACGCGTACGCCTGGGGCCTCGTCGGGGTGGGCTGGCTGATCGGCCAGCGCTACGCGGTCCAGGACCTGTGGCACGCGCCGAGCGCGGACGCCTTCTCCCACCGGACCTCGTGCGGCATCATCCTGATCGTCACGCTCGGCTTCGTCGCCGTCACCGTCGCCGTCGCCGCCCTCGCGCTGGGCTGGCTGAGCTGGGCGAACTGGCGCCGGCTGACCGTCGCGGGCACCCTCACCCACCCGTTCCACCTGGTCCACGAGCACCTGGGGTGGGTGGTCATCCACGGCCTCCACCGCGGCCTGGGCATCGGCTCGGCAGAGACCCTCGCCCTGACCGTCGCCGCGATGCTGCTGCTGGCCTGGCTGCTGAACCGGTACGTGGAGGAAACCCTGACGCCGGCCCTGCGATCCCACCTGTCGAGGCAGCACAGGAGCTGAACACGGAGCACGCGTGTTCTCCGATGCCGAGGAAGAGGTCGAGGACTTCCGCCGTATGTGCGGCTTCGACGAGGAGCGGTTCCGGGAGGGCAGCCGGCCCGCCGCCGCGATCCGCGGCTGCTGCGGCGGCGATTCCGGCAGGGGGGACTCCGGCGCCCGGCCCGGTTCCCGGGGCGGCGTGGGGGCCTGCATGATTTCCGGGGCCGGTGGGCCACGGCGCGGAACGGACCCGCGAACGCGGCGAACCACGCGGCTGGAACCTGCTCCGGCAACCGAGGCTGCCAGGGGGCCACATGGGACGGGCCGGGCAGGAAGCCCCAGGACGGGTACCTCCTGAAGCAGGTTGCGGCCATCCCCCCGCAACGGCGTCAGGAAACGCCTGCACGGAGAATCGGCCCGGCCTGAGCACGAAGCGGGGTTGTCCGAGCCCTCCGGTGTCCGAGCCCTCCGGCATCCCCGTGTGAAGAAACCGGAGCCGCCGGCCTCACGCCGTAAGGGACAGCTTCGCCGCGAAGCCCAGGAACAGGGCGCCTGCTGCCGAGGTGGCGCCCGCCGACAGGGCCCGGCGGCGGCGGAAGGCGGCGGCGAGCCGGGTGCCGCAGAATATGAGCGCGCTCAGGTAGAGCACGCTGGCGATCTGGGCGAGGATGCCGAGGACGACGAAGGAGAGCGCCGGGTAGGCGTAGGCCGGGTCGACGAACTGCACGAAGAAGGAGACGAAGAACAGGATCGCCTTCGGGTTGAGCAGGCTGATGACCAGCGCCCTGCGGTACGGCCGCTCTCCGGGGGCCGTCGGAACCGCGTCGACTGCGGCGTCGACGGCGCTCTGTTCCCGCCGGGTGCGCCACATGCCCCAGGCCGCGCGCAGCATGCCGACCGCGAGCCATGTCAGATAGCCGGCGCCCGCGTACTTGACGATGCCGAACAGCACGGCGTTCGCCTGGAGCAGCGAGGCGACGCCCGCCGCGGACAGCGTCATCAGCACGGCGTCCCCGCACCACACCCCGGCCGCCGCCCTGTAGCCGACCCGCACCCCGCGCCGGGCGGCGACGGACAGGACGTACAGGGAGTTGGGGCCGGGCAGCAGCACGATGAGGATCAGGCCGGCCAGGTAGGTGAGGAGGTCGACGACGCCGAACACGGAGCGAGTGTCGCACGGAGGTGCGGCACTCCGCGCCGGTGTTTCAGCCGTCGGGAAGCGTGTCCACGGGGAGCTCTGCGCGCACGCCGACCGGTTCCGGCAGGGCCACGTCCTGCCCCTGCTCGAAGCGCCGGGGGTCGGGGTGTCCGCCGTCGGCCGGTTCCGTGCAGAGCAGGACCTCGTCGCGCCTGCGGTCACTCGTACGAGGTGACCGACCAGCTCAGAAGGCGTCGCTGGGCACGTACGTCCCCCAGACCTCGCGCAGCGCGTTGCAGACCTCGCCGACGGTGGCGCGGGCGCGCAGGGCCTCCTTCATGGGGTGGAGGACGTTGTCCTCGCCCTCGGCGGCCTTCTTCAGGGCGGTCAGGGCGTTGTCCACGGCCTGCTGGTCGCGCTCCGCGCGGAGTGCGGCCAGACGTTGGGCCTGCTGGGCCTCGATGGCCGGGTCGACGCGCAGCGGCTCGTAGGGTTCCTCGGTCTCGAGCTGGTAGCGGTTGACGCCGACCACGACGCGCTCGCCGGAGTCGGTCTCCTGGGCGATGCGGTAGGCGGAGCGTTCGATCTCGCTCTTCTGGAAGCCGTGTTCGATGGCGTCGACCGCGCCGCCGAGCTCCTCGACCTTCTCCATCAGCTCGAGTGCCGCGGCCTCCACCTCGTCGGTCATCCTCTCGACGACGTAGGAGCCTGCGAACGGGTCGACGGTGGCGGTCACGTCCGTCTCGTAGGCGAGGACCTGCTGGGTACGCAGGGCCAGGCGGGCGCTCTTGTCGGTGGGCAGCGCGATGGCCTCGTCGAAGGAGTTGGTGTGCAGCGACTGCGTGCCGCCCAGGACGGCCGCCAGGCCCTGCACGGCCACGCGCACCAGGTTCACCTCGGGCTGCTGGGCGGTCAGCTGCACCCCGGCCGTCTGCGTGTGGAAGCGCAACATCAGCGACTTGGGGTTCTTCGCCCCGAACTCCTCCTTCATCACCCGGGCCCAGATCCGGCGGGCCGCGCGGAACTTGGCGACCTCCTCCAGGATCGTCGTGCGGGCGACGAAGAAGAACGACAGGCGGGGCGCGAAGTCGTCGACGTCCATGCCGGCTGCCACCGCGGTGCGCACGTACTCGATGCCGTCCGCGAGGGTGAAGGCGATCTCCTGCGCGGGCGAGGCCCCGGCCTCGGCCATGTGGTAGCCGGAGATCGAGATCGTGTTCCACTTCGGGATCTCGGCCCGGCAGTACTTGAAGATGTCCGCGATCAGGCGCAGGGACGGCTTGGGCGGGAAGATGTACGTCCCGCGCGCGATGTACTCCTTGAGCACGTCGTTCTGGATCGTGCCCGTCAGCTTCTCGGCGCTGACGCCCTGCTCCTCGGCGACCAGTTGGTACAGCAGCAGCAACAGGGCGGCCGGGGCGTTGATCGTCATCGACGTGGAGACCTGGTCCAGCGGGATCCCGCCGAACAGCACCCGCATGTCGTCGACCGAGTCGATCGCCACGCCCACCTTGCCGACCTCGCCCGAGGCGATCGGGGCGTCGGAGTCGTGGCCCATCTGGGTGGGCAGGTCGAAGGCGACCGACAGGCCCATCGTGCCGTTGGCGATCAGCTGCTTGTAACGGGCGTTGGACTCGCTCGCCGTGCCGAAACCGGCGTACTGGCGCATCGTCCACGGCCGGCCCGTGTACATCGTCGGATACACACCCCGGGTGAACGGGAACTTCCCCGGCTCGCCCAACTGCTCGGCAGGATCCCAGCCCCCGAGGGAGTCCGGACCGTAGACCGGCTCGATGGGCAGTCCGCTCTCGGTGGATCGGGCACTGCCCGACTCGCGTGCCATGGTGTGATGCCTCCCGCTGAGCAGCGCTGCTCGGCTGCTTGCCCGTTCACGTCAGGTCAGGTGCCCGTCAGGTGCTCACCCGTACCGACCGACTGCCCGCCGGTACGGACCCGGCCCTTCGACGGACTGTAGTCGTGGGGGGGCGACCCGGTGCAGGGGCGCACGCTGGGACCTTCCTCACAGGGGCGGTGGGACTCCGCTCACAGCGCCCGCCCCCGCCGTCGTCCGCCTGTCACTCACCACCATGCCCCCTGGTTCGGGAGCGGTCATGTCGGGGACCATCTCAGGTGACGGCACGCAGGGACCGGTGAGGCGAGGGGGCTCGCGTGCGTACTACGGGCATGGGGACGAGGGCGCGGTCGTCGGCGGAGACCCGGTCGCGGCCGGGCGCGGGTGCGGTGGCGAGGGCCGTCGCCGCGGGCGCGGCGCTGGCCGCGCTGACCGGGGGCACGGTGGGCTGCACCGTGGAGCCCGTCGACGCGGACGGCAACGGACGGTCACCGGTGCGCATCGAGCTGCCGAGCGGCACGCCGCCGGCGTACCGGCCGCCCTCCGGTTCCGGTTCTGACGACGGTTCCGGCTCCGGCGGCGGTTCGGGGGCCGGGGCCGACGACGGCAAGGGCGGTGGGGGTTCCGGTGCCGGTGACCGGCCGGAGAGCGTGCCTGCCCGGCCGCCGGCGCGGGTGCTGTGGTCCCCCGGTGACTCGGGGCGTGACGTCCGTGAACTCCAGGCCCGGCTGCGTCAGGTCGCCTGGCTGTTCGACGGGCCCACCGGGACGTACGACGGTGCCACGCGGGAGGCCGTCGAGGGGTTCCAGGGCAAGCGGGGGCTGCCGCGGACCGGGGGGACCGACACCGTCACCTGGCAGCGGCTGCTCGGCATGACGCGCGAGCCGGACCGGTGGGAGCTGTACCTGATGGGCGGCCAGCCGGCCGCCGCTCCCGACGCGCGCTGCCGGACGGGACGCGTGCTGTGCATCAGCAAGTCCAGCCGCACCCTGCGCTGGATGATCGACGGGCGGACCCTGACGACGCTGCCCGTCCGCTTCGGTTCCGATCCCACACCGACGCGCGACGGTGTCTTCGAGGTCTACTGGAAGTCCCGCGACCACGTGTCCACGCTCTACGACTCACCGATGCCGTACGCCATGTTCTTCAGCGGCGGCCAGGCCGTGCACTTCTCGGCCGACTTCGCCGCGCGGGGCTACGCCGGGTCCTCGCACGGCTGCGTCAACGTGCGGGACGAGACGGCCGTCGCCGGGTTGTACGAACAGGTGCGCAACGGCGACAAGGTCGTCGTCCACTGGTGAGAAGGGCGCGGGCGGGACCGGGGGAACGTGTCTCGCCCGCGCCGAGTGCACGAGCCGCAGGTACGGGGGGAACCCCGGCTCCGTGCAGAAGCCGATGACCAGTCGGCTCACCCAGTACTGCGCCCCGGTGGCCGAAAACGTCACACCTGGCGACACGAAAACGCCGAACACCCGTAAAAACGCAGGTCAGCCGGATGCATCGGCATCCTTGCCGCCGTTGGCGTTCCCGTTCGCCTTCCCGTCGGCACCGCCGGTCGCGTTGCCCTTCCCGTTCCCGTTGCTGCCGTTCGCCGCACCCTCGGTGCCGCCGGCGCCGTTACCGGTGCCGGTGCCGGTGTTCCCGTCTCCCGCGGCCTCGTTGTCCCGGCCGGTGCCGGTGCCGGTCTCGTTGCCGCCGTCGCTCTTCGCCGTGGAGCCGGAGCCGGTGCCCGTGTCGGCTCCGGTGCCGTGCGTGGCCAGGACGTTCTCGCAGTACGGCCCGACATGGGCGGAACCACCCGCCGCGCCCTCCAGCAGGCGCTTGCGGCTGCCCGGGAGCTTGCGGCCGTCGCGTAAGGCACGGCAGGCCGAGACGATCTGCTTCCCGCGGCCCTTCCCGGCCGTGAGGTCACCGGTCTTCACGCCGGGTTCCGCCGCGCCGCCGTCCTCGTCGTCGCCGGTGCCCGGTGCGTCCTGCTGCCCGGTGCCCCCCTCGGCGTCCCCGGACGGCTTGTCCGGGGCACCGCCCCCGGGCGGGGCGCCGACCGGCGCGTCCTTCTTCGACGGGGGCGGCGGCAGGGGGGGTCCGGGTGGGATGGTGGCGGTGGACGTGGCGGCGGGACCGGAGACTCCGGACGGTGTCGGCAGGATCCCGGTACCGGCCAGGACCGCGACACCACCGACCATGCCCACGGTCAGTGCGGCGGCCAGTCCGAAGCGCGCCGGGCGCGCCCAGCGGGGTCCGTGCTCGGGTCCGTGCTCGGCTCCGGGACGGTCCCCGGGCGGGGCGCCGATGCTGACCAGTCCCCCGTCGTCGTCCCGTGCGGCCTGTTCCGCCCGCTCCTCACGGACCGTGCGGAAAGCGGCCAGCGCGGCGGCCTCGCCGGGGAGTTCCCCGTCGGCCGGCGGGGGCGGGGGCGGGGCAGACAGGGTGCCGAGGACGCGCGCGAGCCGTTCGGCCTGTTCGCGGTCGGCCGGGCCGACAGCTTCGGGTGACTCTCCGCTCAGCAGTCGCTCCGCCGTTTCGCGGTCCAGCCACCTGTACTGCTCGTCGGCCATCACATGTCCTTCTGCGTCCGCGCTCGCATATGCGTCACGCTCGCGGACGTCACCGCAGGGCTGCGTGGTTCTCGCTGGGGAGGGAGGGCCTCGAGTCCCCCTGCGGATTCCGGATGTGCTTCCGGATCGCCGTCGAGTATCTCAGCCAGCCGCCTCAGGCCCCGGTGCGCGGCCGTGCGTACGGCACCCGGCCGTTTGCCCAGCGTGGCGGCGGCGGTCTTGGCGTCGAGGCCCACGACCACCCGCAGGACGACGGCCTCGGCCTGGTCCTGCGGCAGCCGGGAGATGAGGGCGAAGGCGCCGTCGGTGGCCATCGCCTCGATGGCCTGGTCGGCGGTGTCGGACTCGGCGGGCCGCCCGTCCAGTTCGCTCTCGTCGCCGCCGATCGCGGGGCGACGCCCACGCATGCGGATGTGGTCGAGGGCACGGTTGCGGGCGATCCGGGCGGCCCAGCCGCGGAACCGGTCCGCGTCACCGCTGAACCGCTGCAGGTCCCGGGCGATCTGCAGCCACGCCTCGGACGTCACGTCCTCGGCGTCGGGCTCGCCGACCAGCGTGCGTACGTACCCCAGCAGCCGTGGGTGCACGGCCCGGTACACCGTCCGGAACGCGGTCTCGTCCCCGTCCTGTGCCGCCCCCACCGCGGCCGTCAGCTCCGCGTCGTCCCCCAGCACCGCGCACCCTCTTTGCGCCTAAGCCGGCGCCGCTCTCGCGGACCGGGTTCTCGCCGTCGTGGTTCCTCGATCGATGGTTGCGGTCTCTGGCCGCGAGTGGGTCGTGGTCATGTTTCCGTCGCAGCCTGGCGCGAAAGGCACGTTACGACCTCAAACCTCTCCCCGTCCATGTCCGTCCACGTTTCCGTGCATGATTCAACAGAGCTGTGACCGGGCGGTGTGACAGAAAACGCACTCATGGCGCTGTACGAGTCACGGGCCGCCGCGCGGTCCGTGCCGCGCGACGGCCGGGGCCTCTCCTGTGGGGGGTGGTGGCCTCGGCCGTCGCCCCGGCCGCGACATTCCGCGGGCCCCGTCGGGCCTGCCCGGCCTGCCGTGGACCACGGCGCTCCCTTCGCCCCCGGCCAGGCCGACGCACCCCGGCTCGCCCCTCGGTCCTCCCGTACGCACGCACCGGACCCCGGGGACCGGTGCGGAGGGGGCGCTCCGAGGCTGCGGGCCGGGCCTC comes from the Streptomyces sp. KMM 9044 genome and includes:
- a CDS encoding acyltransferase family protein, with the translated sequence MTSTLARPTPEETRRAEPGKPRVRPRLRALDGLRLVAALTVAAYHYGGRGVDVTTARGSSPKDQFPTLHEYFAYDCLGVQVFFVISGFVICMSGWGRPLRSFFASRTSRLLPACWAAVLLVTAVFALPVVVYEAVSPSDALVNLTLLQQPLGADRVLGVCWTLWVEIRFYTLFALFVVMPGASRQRVILFCAVWTMAAAIADAANEPLLALALMPEYAPLFVGGIGLYLVHRDRKDAYAWGLVGVGWLIGQRYAVQDLWHAPSADAFSHRTSCGIILIVTLGFVAVTVAVAALALGWLSWANWRRLTVAGTLTHPFHLVHEHLGWVVIHGLHRGLGIGSAETLALTVAAMLLLAWLLNRYVEETLTPALRSHLSRQHRS
- a CDS encoding acyl-CoA mutase large subunit family protein, coding for MARESGSARSTESGLPIEPVYGPDSLGGWDPAEQLGEPGKFPFTRGVYPTMYTGRPWTMRQYAGFGTASESNARYKQLIANGTMGLSVAFDLPTQMGHDSDAPIASGEVGKVGVAIDSVDDMRVLFGGIPLDQVSTSMTINAPAALLLLLYQLVAEEQGVSAEKLTGTIQNDVLKEYIARGTYIFPPKPSLRLIADIFKYCRAEIPKWNTISISGYHMAEAGASPAQEIAFTLADGIEYVRTAVAAGMDVDDFAPRLSFFFVARTTILEEVAKFRAARRIWARVMKEEFGAKNPKSLMLRFHTQTAGVQLTAQQPEVNLVRVAVQGLAAVLGGTQSLHTNSFDEAIALPTDKSARLALRTQQVLAYETDVTATVDPFAGSYVVERMTDEVEAAALELMEKVEELGGAVDAIEHGFQKSEIERSAYRIAQETDSGERVVVGVNRYQLETEEPYEPLRVDPAIEAQQAQRLAALRAERDQQAVDNALTALKKAAEGEDNVLHPMKEALRARATVGEVCNALREVWGTYVPSDAF
- a CDS encoding RNA polymerase sigma factor, with amino-acid sequence MLGDDAELTAAVGAAQDGDETAFRTVYRAVHPRLLGYVRTLVGEPDAEDVTSEAWLQIARDLQRFSGDADRFRGWAARIARNRALDHIRMRGRRPAIGGDESELDGRPAESDTADQAIEAMATDGAFALISRLPQDQAEAVVLRVVVGLDAKTAAATLGKRPGAVRTAAHRGLRRLAEILDGDPEAHPESAGGLEALPPQREPRSPAVTSASVTHMRARTQKDM
- the leuE gene encoding leucine efflux protein LeuE translates to MFGVVDLLTYLAGLILIVLLPGPNSLYVLSVAARRGVRVGYRAAAGVWCGDAVLMTLSAAGVASLLQANAVLFGIVKYAGAGYLTWLAVGMLRAAWGMWRTRREQSAVDAAVDAVPTAPGERPYRRALVISLLNPKAILFFVSFFVQFVDPAYAYPALSFVVLGILAQIASVLYLSALIFCGTRLAAAFRRRRALSAGATSAAGALFLGFAAKLSLTA
- a CDS encoding L,D-transpeptidase family protein, whose amino-acid sequence is MRTTGMGTRARSSAETRSRPGAGAVARAVAAGAALAALTGGTVGCTVEPVDADGNGRSPVRIELPSGTPPAYRPPSGSGSDDGSGSGGGSGAGADDGKGGGGSGAGDRPESVPARPPARVLWSPGDSGRDVRELQARLRQVAWLFDGPTGTYDGATREAVEGFQGKRGLPRTGGTDTVTWQRLLGMTREPDRWELYLMGGQPAAAPDARCRTGRVLCISKSSRTLRWMIDGRTLTTLPVRFGSDPTPTRDGVFEVYWKSRDHVSTLYDSPMPYAMFFSGGQAVHFSADFAARGYAGSSHGCVNVRDETAVAGLYEQVRNGDKVVVHW